GGCCGCCATGCTGCGAGGAAGCTCAAGGGCCCTGTGGCCATTCGGAGAGGCCCATGTGGACAGGAAAAGAGATCCTGGCTCTCAGCCCATGCAGAACAAACTGGGGTGGTTTAGCTGCCAGCTGCGTTGCCCCAGCCTTCCCTGCTGAGCCCCACTCAAATTGCACAtttgtgagcaaaataaatgatgGCTGTTGTTTTCAAGCCACCTAGTTatggggttgtttgttacacaACAGATCACTGGAACACCCTTCTGGACCAGCGATGCCCACCGGGTGCCTGGAGGCTGGGTTGGGAACATGGGCTTTAGTGCCAAGACCCtcacagcctcagtttcttcctctgtgaagGCGATTGCTCCCGAGGTAGCCATGTGGATGGAATGAGATGTTGTGGGTGGAGGGCCTGGGGCAGTTGAAGTGTGTGGTAGACTGCAGCTGTTGTGACCCTTTTTTCTACTGTTATTTTCACAGGCATGAAGAAATCACTCAGCCCAGGCCTCAGTAAAGCAGGCAGAGCCCTAGAGTGGTTGTCaggattgaatgagttaatgaGTTAAGATATGTAAAGGACTTAGAACacacatagttttctttgtgttttttttttaatgtaaattcaGAGAAAGACTATTCTGGAAGGGCCCATGCTAATGGTATCAGTTTCCtacagctgctgtaacaaattgccacagacTAACTTAACCtacagttctggaggtgagaAGTGCAAAACAGGCCCCACTGGATTAGGGTTCGGCAGGACTGCCTTCCACCTGGAGCTTGAGGGGAGAATCcgttccttgctttttccagtttctagaggccacctgcatgATTTGGCTTGTGTCCCTGCTTCCATCTTCAGATCATGGCATCTGCAAATCTCCCTCTTTGAATCTCACTAACTATTCCACCTTCTTCTTCCCCATTTAAAGGACCCTGTGATTCCAGTGGGCCCACTGGATCATCCAGGACAAAGTCAGCTGATTAGTAACCTTAATTCTTTCTGCAACCTTAATTTCCCCTGGCCACGTAACAACACATTCTCAGGTTCTGGAGATCAGGCCATAGAAATctttggggtggggtgagggggcatACCATTATCCTGCCTTCCCCACCCTAACTAATTCCAGGTTCAGAGACTGTATTACGGGCTGTCAGGAAAGGTCTTAGCTTCATTTAGTCATTCAGCAAACGTGCCCGGCACGGGTCAAGGTGCTGGGGATACGGTGATGAAAACAACAGGTGTCATCCTTGCCCCATGGGGAGACAGACAACAAATGCACACCTATCCTGTGATGTGCTGGAGGGGACAATTGTTGGTGAGAAGAGCCAAGCAGGGGAGGACAGTGGGGACCCATTGTGCAGGGCGACTCCTTTACAACCAGAGCTTATTTGGGTATTTCTTGTGTAACCCAAAATAGGTCTGTGCGCCTCTGAATCACAGATCAGTTTATCCTCCTGCctatttgctgtgtgactttaggctaGTGGCCTAACCTTTCTGGTCTCTTCATCTGCAGAATCACCGGGGTGCTAATCCCCTACCAGTGATGCCAAGTGTTGTCCAAGTGGAAGCCACGGATTCTGCAGGTTTCTCACCTGCAAATCTCACCTTGAACAGGATGCACTGGGGATTCCCAGACACAGGCTCTGACCAGGGCCGCCGTAGCCCACAGCTGGGCCGGAGGTTTGCGGGTAGAAGTGCCTCTGGCTGGGACCCAGATGTTCTCTGAACCTGGGGTTGAGCCATTCCCGGAAGGGATCCAGCTGCTCGAAGCCCAGCTGGGCCTGCAGGAGCCTGGGGGTGTGGTTGGGGGTCCGGGAGCTGCCCCACTAGCTTGCTGGAAGGAACCTGGAGAGGAAGACTTTGGCCTTGGGCCTGGGGCCGCCTTCACAGACCCCAGGCCGGGAATCCTCAGCTAAGAAAGGAGAGGGCCTATGGGAGGAGCAAGTGGCCCCCTGGCTACCTGACCTTGGCCAGGAGACCACACCTCTCTTGGGCAAGCAGTGGGCCTCCCGGGGCGGAGCCCCTCCTCCAGCCTCCTGCGCCCAGACCCCAAGACACCTGCGCTTCCCTTGCTcagagaatgaaaggaaaggagagaagaggggacaattaaaacaaacaaacaaagaactaTTTACTGGCCGAAGAGGTACGACGTTCCCATGGTCTAACAATCAAAATATGCCAAAGTGTGTGCAGCGAAaattccccttcccccagcctgtTTCTTGAGTGTTCTTCCAAAGACGGTCTGTGCAGATACACACAGAGATGGATTTATATTGTTTTCTCTacctcagacacacacacattcataaatGGCAGAGTGCTCTTTGGTACCTTGGAGACCGCGATCTTGGTTCATAAAGAGCTTCCTCGTTCTTTTCTGTGACTGCGGCGTAGGGGGtttcatcatttatttaaccAGGCTGGATGgaaggaggattttttttttaatagagaagttgtaggtttacagagaagtcatgcataaaatacagagttcccatagacCACTCTATTGGTAACACCTGTTAGTGCGGGAcatttgttaacatttttataatggtactATTATTTATAGTCCATCGCTTACGATAGGGTTTACTGTGTTGGGAAGTCCTAcgtggatttattttaaaaaatttttttttttttgagcctaGGAATGGCCTAATGGGAGCTTCCTCAAGCCTGGAATTGGGGGTCCTGGGTGTGAGTCTGGACCCTGCCATTAGCCCCTTGCATGCTGCTTTTCCACTTAGCCCCGACTTCCTCAATGACATAATGGCCTGCACGTCATATCCTGTTCATGGATGTGTTTTGCTTCCCCAATTTTCCCCAAATCTGGAGATTTCACATTAAAACCCAGATTTCTGGCCTctcttgaaaaaaatcaaaagcctgGCAATGGCTGATCAGAGCCAAATAGCAGCTCCCACTGTGGACAGGGCAAGGGGGTGCCACTTGGCCACAGCCCCCCGCCCCGTTGCCCACTTACATTCTGCCTGAGCCTGTAGATTGCAGGGTCCTGGACTGGAGGCTCTTTGATGGGCTGAGCTTAGTTATGGAAACATAATGTGGGCTCATGAACTCCCCAAGGGCGGGTCCCCTCTGAGGGCATTTGCACCGTAGTTCCTGGCATGGCCCAGCTGCACCTTCTTGCCGGATACCTGGGGTGTGTCGGGAACTCAGCACCAGGGCCACGGATAATCCAGGCCTTGGCCCTGGGCCCCGAACAAGAGGCTCCAGGGTGTCTCCCTGACCAGAGGGGAGGCGGAAGTGCTGGCATCACGTCCGGGAAGGGCTCTGGGCCCCGAGCCAGGTCTGTGTCCAGGGAGGCAGTGGCCGAGGCGTCTTCCCTGGCTGGAGCCAGGAGCCGGGCAACAGGCACCTGGAGATCCCATCTCCTGGTCCCCAGGATGTAGATTCCTGCGCAAGACCCCCCACGCCTTCCTCTTCCCCACCTACATCCAGCAGTCACATCCGGCCCTGAGGGGTGGGCCAGGCCCCAGGAGGAGACAGGGATGTAGGTGGAGTCGTGGGGGGGGACCTTGGGGACATCCTCTCCAGGATTGTTGAAATTGCTTCTTGGTCCCAGGGTGCCTTGGAACACAGTTTGAAAAACATTGATGGACATCTTTGGACGGATGGGAAAGCAGACCTGCAGTGGGGACAGGTGGGGGGTCAGAGGTCACAGCCCAGGTTGCTCTTGTAGCCGCCTCCCCGCCTTCCCCGCTCCCCGAAGTCGACTACCGAGCCTGTCACTTGGAACATGATGAAAGTGCAGCTCATGGCACCCCCTGGCCGCCTGCCCTGGAAAACTTGCCCCCAGCACTCTCCTGGCATCCAAAGGCTGGGGAGGAGTTGGGGCTCCATCACTTCCCGTGTTGGACACCCCCGTTCTCTGAGCCTGTTTGCCTTATCTGCCAGATGTCCACCTCGCAGGGTCGTTGTGAGGagcaaaaaaaagataaaaataaaaataatgagaataatcaTCATAGCAGCTGCCAGCTCCTGAGCCTAACTATGCACGGGGGCCTCCCGGACCAGAGGGTCTCATTGTTTTTTAACAGGTTTACTGAGATATAAATTACACACCATGAAGGTCACCCCTCCCTTTCAAGTGTATCATCatccagtggtttttagtatatgcaCAGAGTtgagcaaccatcaccacaatttaattttagaacattttcatcaccctcaaaAGAAACCCCAAATCCATTCGCAGCTGGTCCCCGTCCCACTCCCCCCAGCCCACAGAACCGCGAATGTACTTCTGTCTATAGAGTTGCCtgctctggacatttcatgtaaatgaaatgaGACAAGGCATGGTCTTTTGAGCCTAGATTTTTCCCTGTGTAGAACGTGTTTGAGCTTCACCCTGGAGCAGCACGTTCCTTCCTTTTCACGGGTGAGTTATATTCCCCTGGacggatagaccacattttgtttatccgtcgATGGCCATGGGGgtcatttccactttttggctattatgaataacgcTGCTGTGAAAACTTGTGTGCAGTGTCTGAGTGGGCATCTGTTTTCATTTCGCATGAGTGTttttctaggagtggaattgctgagtcatacggtaactctatgtttaactttttgaggaacttttccaaagtggctgccctgttttacattcccaccagcaatgtgtgagggttCCACGTCCTCCGCACCCTCGCCGATGCCTGTGTCTGCATTT
Above is a window of Choloepus didactylus isolate mChoDid1 chromosome 8, mChoDid1.pri, whole genome shotgun sequence DNA encoding:
- the LOC119541633 gene encoding uncharacterized protein LOC119541633, with protein sequence MTPGKLDPWKAVCFPIRPKMSINVFQTVFQGTLGPRSNFNNPGEDVPKVPPHDSTYIPVSSWGLAHPSGPDVTAGCRWGRGRRGGSCAGIYILGTRRWDLQVPVARLLAPAREDASATASLDTDLARGPEPFPDVMPALPPPLWSGRHPGASCSGPRAKAWIIRGPGAEFPTHPRYPARRCSWAMPGTTVQMPSEGTRPWGVHEPTLCFHN